The following proteins come from a genomic window of Heyndrickxia acidicola:
- the rnr gene encoding ribonuclease R → MKEEAYKPLTVQELEEVFGIDDSSEFKEFVKTLVYMEEKGLVVRTRSNRYGLPEKMNLIRGKLTGHAKGFAFVTPEEPGMDDIFIPPHEVNGAMHGDMVIVRVSSKSSGARREGSVVRILERGNTEVVGTYTESRHFGFVIPDDKKFGSDIFIPKNASAGAVEGHKVVVKLTSYPEGRKNAEGEVIQILGHKNDPGVDILSIIHKHGLPQAFPEEVIDQANSTPDTIDEDEIGNRRDLRGQMIVTIDGADAKDLDDAVTVQQLSNGHYKLGVHIADVSHYVKEGSPIDREAFERGTSVYLVDRVIPMIPHRLSNGICSLNPKVNRFTLSCEMEIDRNGTVVNHEIFESVIKTTERMTYSDVNKILVDKDEELRKHYEPLVPMFDEMEKLAQILRNKRMERGAIDFDFKEAKVIVDEEGKPTDVAIRERSVAERLIEEFMLAANETVAEHFHWMDVPFMYRIHEDPKEEKLQRFFEFITNFGLIVRGSANSVHPRALQEIIEAVEGKPEEMVVSTVMLRSMQQAKYDPESIGHFGLSTKFYTHFTSPIRRYPDLIVHRLIRTYLIDGKMDAATQAKWDAVLREIADHTSKMERRAVDAERDTDELKKAEYMEDKIGQEYDGIISSVTNFGMFVELPNTIEGLVHVSYMTDDYYHYDERQFAMIGEKTGNVFRIGDEITVRVINVNKDEHDIDFEIVGMKNVKSRSPRDEKPRIVKVRSQDGKEKTKGSEQRGGSDEWSTRPPRKKKKKKNYENAPKAKRNKKRK, encoded by the coding sequence TTTTGTGACGCCGGAGGAACCGGGCATGGATGATATTTTTATTCCTCCGCATGAAGTGAATGGAGCGATGCATGGAGATATGGTCATTGTCCGGGTTTCTTCCAAAAGCTCAGGAGCAAGAAGGGAAGGCAGCGTCGTCCGTATACTGGAACGAGGAAACACAGAAGTAGTCGGAACCTATACGGAAAGCAGACATTTCGGTTTTGTTATTCCGGATGATAAAAAATTCGGAAGTGATATATTTATTCCGAAGAATGCAAGTGCGGGGGCTGTGGAAGGTCATAAAGTAGTGGTCAAGCTGACATCTTACCCTGAAGGACGTAAAAATGCAGAAGGAGAAGTTATTCAAATTCTGGGACATAAAAATGATCCGGGAGTCGATATCCTTTCCATCATTCATAAGCATGGTCTTCCGCAGGCCTTTCCTGAAGAAGTGATTGACCAGGCAAACAGCACACCTGATACCATTGATGAAGATGAAATCGGCAATCGCCGCGATCTTCGCGGGCAAATGATTGTGACCATAGATGGAGCCGATGCAAAGGATTTGGATGATGCCGTCACTGTCCAGCAATTGAGTAACGGCCATTACAAGCTTGGAGTACATATTGCCGATGTAAGCCATTATGTAAAAGAAGGCTCGCCAATTGATCGGGAAGCGTTTGAAAGAGGCACCAGTGTGTATCTCGTGGATCGTGTGATACCAATGATTCCGCATCGTCTGTCAAACGGGATTTGTTCTTTGAATCCAAAGGTAAATCGTTTTACTCTTTCCTGCGAGATGGAAATTGACCGAAATGGAACAGTCGTCAATCATGAAATCTTTGAGAGTGTTATTAAAACGACAGAACGAATGACCTATTCCGATGTCAATAAAATTCTTGTGGATAAGGATGAGGAGCTTCGCAAGCATTATGAGCCGCTTGTTCCAATGTTTGATGAAATGGAAAAGCTTGCACAAATCCTTAGAAACAAACGTATGGAAAGAGGAGCTATCGACTTTGATTTTAAAGAAGCAAAGGTGATAGTGGACGAAGAAGGAAAGCCAACCGATGTCGCAATCCGCGAAAGGTCAGTTGCAGAGCGTTTAATCGAGGAATTCATGCTTGCAGCAAACGAAACCGTTGCTGAACATTTTCACTGGATGGATGTACCGTTTATGTACAGGATCCATGAAGATCCAAAAGAAGAGAAGCTCCAGCGCTTTTTTGAGTTTATCACGAACTTTGGCCTGATTGTCAGAGGCAGTGCCAATTCTGTTCATCCTCGAGCGCTGCAGGAAATCATCGAAGCGGTTGAAGGGAAGCCGGAGGAAATGGTGGTTTCAACTGTCATGCTCCGTTCCATGCAGCAGGCGAAATACGATCCTGAGAGTATAGGGCATTTTGGGCTGTCAACAAAATTCTATACACACTTCACTTCTCCAATCCGCCGTTATCCAGATTTAATCGTTCATCGGCTGATTCGTACCTATTTAATTGACGGAAAGATGGATGCTGCCACACAGGCAAAGTGGGATGCTGTCCTTCGTGAAATTGCAGATCATACATCCAAAATGGAACGCCGTGCAGTCGATGCTGAACGCGATACAGACGAACTGAAAAAAGCTGAATATATGGAAGATAAAATTGGCCAAGAATACGACGGAATTATTAGTTCTGTTACGAACTTCGGTATGTTTGTGGAATTGCCAAATACTATTGAGGGTCTTGTCCATGTCAGCTACATGACAGATGATTATTACCATTATGATGAGCGGCAATTTGCTATGATTGGCGAGAAAACGGGTAATGTCTTTAGAATTGGGGATGAAATTACCGTTCGGGTGATTAATGTTAATAAGGACGAGCACGATATCGACTTTGAAATTGTTGGAATGAAGAATGTAAAATCACGCAGTCCAAGAGATGAAAAACCACGCATCGTTAAAGTACGCTCACAGGATGGCAAAGAGAAAACGAAAGGCTCCGAGCAAAGGGGTGGCAGTGATGAATGGTCAACCCGTCCTCCAAGAAAGAAAAAGAAGAAGAAGAACTATGAAAATGCACCGAAAGCAAAACGAAACAAAAAACGCAAATAA
- the smpB gene encoding SsrA-binding protein SmpB, giving the protein MPKGQSKPVAQNKKANHDYFIEETFEAGIVLQGTEIKSIRAGRVNLKDSFARIQKGEVFIYNMHVSPYEQGNRYNHDPLRTRKLLLHRKQINKLIGETKEQGYSLVPLKMYIKDGFAKVLLGLGRGKKKYDKREDLKKKEAKREIERVFKARQQ; this is encoded by the coding sequence ATGCCAAAAGGACAAAGTAAACCAGTTGCCCAAAATAAAAAGGCTAACCATGATTATTTTATTGAGGAAACCTTCGAAGCAGGCATTGTTCTGCAAGGAACCGAAATAAAATCGATTCGGGCAGGAAGGGTGAACCTGAAGGATTCCTTTGCAAGGATTCAAAAAGGGGAAGTATTCATCTATAATATGCATGTCAGCCCATATGAACAAGGGAACCGATATAATCATGATCCGTTAAGGACCAGGAAGCTGCTGCTCCACAGAAAGCAGATTAATAAATTAATTGGAGAAACAAAAGAACAAGGCTATTCACTAGTGCCATTAAAAATGTATATTAAAGACGGCTTCGCAAAGGTTCTACTAGGTCTTGGACGTGGTAAAAAGAAATATGATAAGCGGGAAGATCTAAAGAAAAAAGAAGCGAAGCGTGAGATTGAACGTGTCTTTAAAGCAAGGCAGCAATAG